A stretch of [Clostridium] scindens DNA encodes these proteins:
- a CDS encoding HD domain-containing response regulator — protein MRKNKTGEKKNGYTLMILDDDQNILDALGANFRSMGYEVETQSNPLRALEQLKIRHYDILLLDFIMSPICGDEVVARLRKFDRKIFVIMLTGHKELAPPLNTIRELDIQGYCEKSDRYDQLELLVESCVKSIQHMNTIYRYKEGLSQILSSIPPMHKMLPIEEIAQGILEELAKLSGCKDAFVWIKPDNVLTDIELLDLPENIFQGKGCYDKDFEEITKEKYEGDIAAIYESMESGQIIADDDRLMIPLSDRKEVVLGILGISKPGEKDPTLMELLSVYAEQVSAALHNNLLRLLINANNKCLSEANMKIQNSYMQTVEALRLLVDAKDLYTRGHSDRVSRYSVELAKELGRSQEFITQVRVAGLLHDIGKIGVSDAILCKPDKLTEEEYASIKKHPGVGEEILSCMTMFDNLGAIVCAHHERYDGSGYPKGLKGKDIPEEARILSIADAFDAMMSDRHYRKRLPYEDCIRQLKDGSGTQFDGELVEAFLKVLERYDAISEELQWTYA, from the coding sequence ATGCGCAAAAACAAAACTGGAGAAAAGAAAAATGGATATACACTGATGATCCTGGATGATGATCAGAATATACTGGATGCGCTGGGGGCAAATTTCCGGTCTATGGGCTATGAAGTAGAGACCCAGTCCAATCCGCTGCGGGCGCTGGAGCAGCTTAAGATCCGGCATTATGACATCCTTCTGCTGGACTTTATTATGAGTCCTATCTGTGGGGATGAAGTGGTGGCAAGGCTGCGGAAATTTGACCGGAAGATATTCGTGATCATGCTGACCGGGCATAAAGAACTGGCTCCGCCGCTTAACACCATCCGGGAACTGGATATACAGGGGTACTGCGAGAAGAGCGACCGTTATGACCAGCTGGAGCTTTTGGTGGAAAGCTGCGTAAAGTCTATTCAGCATATGAATACCATATACCGCTATAAGGAAGGGCTGTCACAGATTCTTTCCTCTATCCCGCCGATGCACAAGATGCTTCCCATAGAAGAGATCGCACAGGGGATACTGGAAGAACTGGCGAAGCTGTCTGGCTGCAAGGACGCATTCGTCTGGATCAAGCCGGATAATGTACTGACGGATATAGAACTGCTGGATCTGCCGGAAAATATATTTCAGGGAAAAGGCTGCTATGACAAGGACTTTGAAGAGATCACAAAGGAGAAATATGAAGGGGATATCGCTGCCATCTATGAAAGTATGGAAAGCGGACAGATAATAGCGGATGATGATCGGCTTATGATCCCGCTATCGGATCGGAAGGAAGTCGTCTTAGGAATCCTGGGGATCAGCAAGCCGGGCGAAAAGGATCCGACCCTTATGGAACTGCTGAGTGTCTATGCGGAACAGGTAAGTGCGGCGCTGCATAATAATCTGCTTCGTCTGCTGATCAACGCCAATAATAAGTGCCTGTCTGAAGCAAATATGAAGATACAGAACAGTTATATGCAGACGGTGGAGGCGCTCAGGCTTCTGGTGGATGCCAAGGATCTGTACACAAGAGGCCATTCTGACAGAGTGTCCCGTTACAGCGTGGAGCTGGCTAAGGAACTGGGAAGGAGTCAAGAATTTATCACCCAGGTACGGGTGGCAGGCCTGTTACATGATATTGGCAAGATCGGAGTCTCGGATGCCATACTGTGCAAGCCGGATAAACTGACGGAAGAAGAGTACGCAAGCATTAAGAAACATCCGGGAGTGGGGGAGGAGATCCTTTCCTGCATGACCATGTTTGATAACTTGGGCGCTATCGTATGCGCCCATCATGAGCGCTATGATGGGTCAGGATACCCCAAGGGACTGAAAGGAAAGGATATACCGGAAGAGGCGAGAATCCTATCCATCGCGGACGCGTTTGACGCCATGATGTCGGACCGGCATTACCGAAAGAGGCTGCCCTATGAGGATTGCATAAGGCAGCTGAAGGACGGAAGCGGGACGCAGTTTGATGGAGAACTGGTGGAGGCATTTTTGAAGGTACTGGAAAGATATGATGCAATCAGCGAAGAATTACAGTGGACTTATGCATAA
- a CDS encoding histidine kinase N-terminal 7TM domain-containing protein, producing MTTLTAHIIDIAVAILAFFIISCIIKGKLLVVQKLYLFSAICLLIWLIAINGMTITNSLGSLQVLDAITCACSALMVVTILMTSITYTKNLVKIPRCYWLIYVLPVITSLIVFTNPLHHLFYKHFSIYASEVRFGPLFILSGGQYYIYCILSVFIMMRYGFRNRHRRVFGQVSLYIGGLLAPLAVNVLVTLKIVYLSIAATPIAFLFTIVCHGIAVYYLNFLNIKPLALQNMVDNISEGYVILSADSCIIYSNAVFDDIFGASYQMSVNSYLNVIVDELEERKKNVIYNLLNFFDVCKQSIHAISYEQAVLGDKGKIYYSVELTPILQKHRLIGVVAMFRDVTSLKEEMKRKQQSLSRAMERERLISLGQMIGSISHNLKTPIMAISGDVKALDNLVKEYYDSIGDPEVTPEDHQEIAGEMKEWLGKIQECCSYMSDIITTVKGMAANLSTSSESEFTVEEALKRVQMFLKGKLVKNGCHLMIKDELPENTVIRGDVNNLVQVLNNLVDNACDAMEEHGGNIILTAVKEEKEVILSVRDSGPGISETVGRKLFRSMYTTKGIKGTGLGLYSSEEIVRGKFGGKMWFENNQEGGATFYAAIPMEGE from the coding sequence ATGACGACATTGACGGCCCATATCATAGATATTGCCGTGGCAATCTTGGCATTTTTCATTATCAGCTGCATTATCAAGGGGAAATTGCTGGTTGTCCAGAAACTTTACTTATTCTCTGCAATCTGCCTTCTGATCTGGCTGATCGCAATCAATGGGATGACTATCACCAACAGCCTGGGAAGCCTGCAGGTGTTGGATGCCATCACCTGCGCCTGCTCAGCACTGATGGTGGTGACCATACTGATGACATCCATCACCTATACGAAGAATCTGGTGAAGATTCCCAGGTGTTACTGGCTGATTTATGTGCTGCCGGTCATCACTTCGCTGATTGTGTTTACGAACCCGCTTCACCATCTGTTTTATAAGCATTTTTCCATCTATGCTTCGGAGGTGCGGTTTGGCCCGCTGTTTATCCTGTCGGGAGGACAGTATTATATCTACTGTATTCTGTCCGTATTCATCATGATGCGCTATGGGTTCCGGAACCGGCACAGAAGAGTGTTCGGACAGGTAAGCCTGTATATCGGGGGACTTCTGGCTCCACTGGCGGTAAACGTGCTGGTTACATTAAAGATTGTGTATCTGTCGATCGCCGCAACCCCGATCGCATTCCTATTTACCATAGTCTGCCATGGAATTGCAGTTTATTACCTGAATTTCCTGAACATCAAGCCGCTTGCCCTCCAGAATATGGTGGATAATATCTCGGAAGGCTATGTCATCCTGTCGGCAGACAGCTGCATCATATATTCGAATGCGGTGTTCGATGATATATTCGGAGCTTCCTATCAAATGAGCGTGAATTCTTATTTGAACGTCATTGTAGATGAACTGGAAGAGCGAAAGAAGAATGTCATCTACAATCTTCTGAATTTCTTTGACGTGTGCAAGCAATCCATTCATGCCATATCCTATGAGCAGGCAGTTTTGGGCGATAAAGGGAAGATCTATTACTCCGTGGAGCTTACGCCTATTTTGCAGAAGCACCGCCTGATTGGCGTTGTGGCCATGTTCCGGGACGTTACCAGCCTTAAGGAGGAGATGAAGCGCAAGCAGCAGAGCTTAAGCCGTGCCATGGAAAGAGAGCGGCTGATTTCTCTTGGACAGATGATCGGCAGCATATCCCACAATCTAAAGACTCCCATCATGGCAATCTCGGGAGATGTAAAGGCTCTGGATAATCTGGTAAAGGAATATTATGACAGCATCGGCGACCCGGAAGTGACCCCCGAGGATCATCAGGAGATTGCCGGGGAAATGAAAGAGTGGCTGGGAAAGATCCAGGAATGCTGCTCGTATATGTCAGATATTATCACCACGGTAAAAGGTATGGCCGCGAACCTCAGCACGTCTTCGGAAAGCGAATTCACCGTTGAAGAGGCGCTTAAAAGGGTACAGATGTTCTTGAAGGGCAAACTGGTCAAGAACGGCTGCCACCTTATGATTAAGGACGAATTGCCGGAAAACACGGTGATCCGGGGAGATGTGAACAATCTGGTACAGGTTCTGAATAACCTGGTGGACAATGCCTGCGATGCAATGGAGGAGCACGGGGGAAATATTATTCTGACGGCAGTCAAAGAGGAGAAAGAGGTCATTCTTTCGGTCAGAGATTCCGGTCCGGGGATATCCGAGACAGTAGGCAGAAAACTGTTCCGATCTATGTACACGACGAAAGGCATTAAGGGGACCGGATTAGGATTGTACAGTTCGGAGGAGATTGTCAGAGGAAAGTTCGGCGGCAAGATGTGGTTTGAGAATAATCAAGAAGGTGGTGCTACGTTCTATGCCGCGATACCGATGGAAGGCGAGTAA
- a CDS encoding non-ribosomal peptide synthetase, producing MERRKENERTPVDFFPLSYSQQNIWNLESAHPGLPMNNICTALKIEGNLNIEYLQRCIELAYKAFPTLRLRITVRDGRPCQYISEEIPGRAEFFDFTGTNEQGIDTWYQSVAREHFTLCDSPLCQMLIFKRSDSSGGILTRVHHIVADAWSHALVTNHIIYNYFQLLQNKETQCQIAPDYRLHIESEQKYMQSKVYQRDRDYWKEQLRDILPALAKEHQCAHISPVGLRRSYPLPGRLNRMIARYCQQEKVSPFAVFYMALAIYLRRVRGQARFCIGVPTINRLNYKEKQSGGMFVNTLPFVNELDTASTWNEFNDKLKDDWFHLLYHQRLPFEDIKKLANAGNEVASDQLFEIVLSYQNGKMDHLRGAHVTLEGRWMYCGYQNETLCIHLSSRDASNQFVVDYDYLTQIFSASEIDALHGRLVKILKEALKNPDLPVGKLPILEEEEEERVIFDFNKTDAWYDRNAGIGESLLEAARENEGKIALICRGKRISYEQLMDEAACIAGGIRQLLPEGRHTVALLLRREEGLLAALCGIILSGNSWVLMDPAQPQGRIADLLKDSQAALCITDDFLAWPGTDIAARTLKELYGSQRIEILPPEEKPTDLAYLVYTSGTTGSAKAVEVEQHSVMNLKEAIKDLYPKGAVLSICNVGFDAFLLESVIALLNGATIVMATEEEMNDAQKIGRLIMDYDVGFMALTPSRLKAYQNDQVFLRSLSHIETLICGGEVLGPDTYLKLRDYTSATLYNQYGPSETTVAVSHAAVDGKGPVTIGRPLSNCRIYILDENRNALPVGSAGELYIGGECLARGYHNREELTRERFVEDPFMEGQRMYKTGDIGKWTDDGSILYLGRNDSQVKLLGHRIELAEVESVLGRHPLVNAVAVTVYESQLIAYYMAKEELEGEALLSYGALYLPRYLLPVYAARVEELPVTGNGKIDVGRLPKPELPDMEEAPADEWEEKILAIWQRILEKPGLGIHSDYFLSGGDSLNAVFMLTETEKEFGKVIQIQDLYANSTVRRFACLLRGAGLEESILKGRRIPKARERGWYPPTPVQSGFFVMHSQDATKVGYNMPAAFKASAWLDFGRLEQAAARMIEEDELLRTQFEMQEGKLIARISSQADFKLEWMECGRIEEAMEHFVRPFDLKKAPLFRAAMVKAEGNEPYIIIDMHHIISDGISSQIIFERLHDYYCQKEVHLPELSYVDFAWWVNENKETAGVECREYWKKILPEKIPKSAFVPDRPRPSEFDGAGGRYGFELPEELDESLKMYCKDKKITPYMFLLGVFAMMQGRFAREDTAAIGSPFSGRRNPGLEKMTGVFVNTLPIFLDVEGAQTIEDYFGKVRKLVAGIQDYQDISLEEIIGLAHEQREQGRNPLYSTLFSLTPVSCLTTVLGEAELSYVPYDTHSVKIDLHLEATCIDGHYRFSIEYAASLFDEVTVAFYGRCLIQGIRAVLNGGVSMVGDIPWLGYEDRLRLVEQPNRMRTPYDCATVDQAMDDMAYLMPDKRAVEWGEGRYYTFRQLKERSDNLAAMLLVKGVLPGDKAAFLTRRNGDMLVMMFGILKAGAAYVPIDPMFPKERIRYMLRQADVKVAVYDKETEPLDDMPCQVLKYEGPQEVTKTALPANSPEDVANVIFTSGSTGKPKGVKMLHKSLSNLMAHLDPLLGGQEQKILCASNCVFDVFTTETILASAKGHGISIADEEEMMLPWKMAERIRRDKVSILQLTPSRILMCLNDESFCKALADIQIIILLGEPWTMELKDRLCALTEARIFNIYGPTETSVHNCQGEIRMERSIHIGKPIGNCRYYLLDEEKKPVLPTSVGEIYIAGECLSAGYINQPELTSEVFVPDIQNPKEKMYKTGDRGRQRADGNWQCIGRVDTQLKLNGHRIEPVEIATVMLQSGLAKEAAVVPIMKDGIPRFLRGAVVPKKEYQEKEMRAYLEDRLPDYMLPSEIILLDELPRTASGKTDLNQLAAMEKKQEAMPGAGEKACEAKPMTEEGALNAIWSEVLGKDPDPDVSFFQQGGTSLTAIIILNQYHQRQLAFSINDFYHYPTLREQIDRLCKRQAEPEEEKKATSDGMDMPRLPRYLPTVPCIPVKEGAALVTGATGYLGSYLVKELADAGKKAYCLVRGDEKRLYDSLQWHFGPQFCREHQHLLIPVVGSLTQEHFGLDDENFARLADEAAVVYHCAADVRHFAPEDELLKTNVTGTKRAIEFAREARASYMHISTVSVAGEYLLDAPQAKAIFEEQDLDVGQNWMENPYAKSKMLAEYEVTKAQEEGLAARIFRVGRVVCNSYSGKFQKNQESNAYYRLIKGLLEFGKMPEELGDIGLETTYVDLAAKAIVGLSEETGGAFHIFNPKEISIRKILDGCGEIQAVGRREFERELEIAGASSDSPYIQALSQSWFSGELAASHMIMDCRKTQEALAKIGFCWPEPDPEILKICFMESRGE from the coding sequence AGTGCGCCCATATCAGCCCCGTGGGACTTCGAAGGTCCTATCCGCTTCCCGGCCGCCTGAACCGCATGATCGCAAGGTATTGCCAGCAGGAGAAGGTATCCCCGTTTGCAGTGTTCTATATGGCTCTTGCCATCTATTTGAGGCGGGTAAGAGGACAGGCGAGATTCTGTATCGGGGTTCCTACGATCAACAGGCTGAACTACAAGGAAAAGCAGTCAGGAGGAATGTTTGTCAATACGCTTCCTTTTGTAAATGAACTGGATACGGCATCTACCTGGAATGAGTTCAATGATAAGTTAAAAGACGATTGGTTTCATCTGCTGTATCATCAGAGGCTGCCTTTCGAGGACATTAAGAAATTGGCTAACGCGGGAAATGAGGTGGCGTCAGACCAGCTGTTCGAGATCGTTCTTTCTTACCAGAATGGCAAGATGGATCATCTGAGAGGGGCCCACGTGACGCTGGAGGGCCGATGGATGTACTGCGGCTACCAGAACGAGACCTTGTGCATCCACTTAAGCAGCAGGGATGCCAGCAATCAGTTCGTAGTGGATTACGATTACTTGACCCAGATATTCTCTGCGTCTGAGATTGACGCGCTGCATGGCCGCCTGGTAAAGATCCTGAAAGAGGCGCTGAAGAATCCGGACCTGCCTGTGGGCAAACTTCCCATCCTGGAAGAAGAAGAGGAAGAACGTGTAATCTTTGACTTTAATAAAACGGATGCCTGGTATGACAGGAACGCCGGGATTGGAGAGAGCCTTCTGGAGGCAGCAAGAGAGAATGAAGGGAAGATCGCGCTGATCTGCAGGGGGAAGCGGATTTCCTATGAACAGCTGATGGATGAGGCAGCCTGTATCGCAGGAGGAATCCGACAGCTTCTGCCGGAAGGCAGGCATACGGTTGCCCTGTTGTTACGGCGGGAGGAAGGACTGCTTGCAGCCTTGTGCGGAATCATCCTGTCCGGCAACAGCTGGGTGCTGATGGATCCGGCGCAGCCTCAGGGAAGGATCGCGGACTTATTAAAAGACAGTCAGGCGGCGCTTTGTATTACCGACGATTTTCTAGCCTGGCCTGGTACGGATATAGCGGCAAGGACTCTAAAAGAATTGTATGGCAGCCAGAGGATAGAGATACTTCCGCCAGAGGAAAAGCCGACAGACCTGGCATACCTTGTGTATACTTCCGGGACCACAGGGAGCGCCAAAGCCGTGGAAGTAGAACAGCACAGCGTGATGAATCTAAAAGAGGCGATTAAGGATCTGTACCCAAAGGGGGCAGTACTGTCTATCTGCAATGTAGGGTTTGACGCATTTCTTCTGGAGAGCGTCATTGCCCTTCTGAATGGGGCCACTATCGTGATGGCTACGGAAGAAGAGATGAATGACGCGCAGAAGATTGGAAGGCTGATCATGGACTACGATGTGGGATTCATGGCATTGACTCCTTCCAGGCTTAAAGCCTACCAGAACGATCAGGTATTCCTGCGCTCCCTGTCCCATATAGAGACGCTGATCTGCGGCGGGGAGGTCCTGGGACCGGACACCTATCTTAAACTGCGGGATTATACGTCGGCGACCCTTTATAACCAGTATGGTCCTTCGGAGACAACCGTTGCCGTTAGCCATGCGGCAGTGGACGGAAAAGGACCGGTTACGATCGGACGTCCCCTTTCCAACTGCAGGATCTATATCCTGGACGAAAACAGGAATGCGCTTCCAGTGGGCTCAGCCGGAGAATTGTATATTGGCGGGGAATGCCTGGCGAGAGGGTACCATAACCGGGAGGAACTGACCAGGGAGCGCTTCGTAGAAGATCCATTTATGGAAGGGCAACGCATGTACAAGACGGGTGACATCGGAAAATGGACGGATGATGGAAGTATCCTGTATCTTGGCCGCAATGACAGCCAGGTGAAGCTGTTGGGACATAGAATCGAACTGGCGGAAGTAGAGTCCGTATTAGGGAGGCATCCGCTGGTAAACGCGGTTGCAGTGACCGTATACGAGAGCCAGCTGATCGCTTATTATATGGCAAAAGAGGAACTGGAAGGGGAGGCCCTTCTTTCCTACGGAGCCCTTTATCTGCCCAGGTATCTGCTGCCGGTATATGCCGCAAGGGTAGAAGAATTGCCGGTAACCGGTAATGGAAAGATTGATGTTGGAAGGCTTCCGAAGCCGGAACTACCCGACATGGAAGAAGCCCCGGCTGATGAATGGGAGGAAAAGATTCTTGCCATCTGGCAGAGGATCCTGGAAAAGCCCGGCCTTGGCATTCATTCGGATTATTTCTTATCCGGAGGGGATTCCCTGAATGCGGTATTTATGCTGACCGAGACAGAGAAAGAATTCGGGAAAGTGATTCAGATACAGGACCTGTATGCCAATAGCACGGTGAGAAGGTTTGCCTGCCTCCTTCGCGGAGCCGGTCTTGAAGAGAGCATCCTAAAAGGCCGCAGGATTCCTAAGGCAAGGGAGAGAGGCTGGTATCCGCCGACTCCGGTACAGTCCGGATTTTTCGTCATGCACAGTCAGGATGCCACAAAGGTAGGCTACAATATGCCGGCAGCCTTCAAGGCCAGCGCCTGGCTGGACTTTGGGCGCCTGGAGCAGGCAGCGGCCCGGATGATAGAAGAGGATGAACTGCTGCGGACACAGTTTGAGATGCAGGAGGGAAAACTGATCGCCAGGATCAGCAGCCAGGCAGACTTTAAGCTGGAATGGATGGAGTGCGGCCGTATAGAGGAAGCCATGGAACACTTCGTCCGGCCATTTGATCTTAAGAAGGCGCCGCTTTTCAGGGCAGCAATGGTGAAGGCGGAAGGAAATGAGCCCTATATCATCATTGACATGCACCATATTATATCGGATGGAATCAGCAGCCAGATCATATTTGAGCGTCTTCATGACTACTATTGCCAGAAAGAGGTTCATCTGCCGGAACTCTCCTATGTAGATTTTGCATGGTGGGTAAATGAAAATAAGGAGACAGCCGGCGTGGAGTGCAGGGAATACTGGAAGAAGATTCTCCCGGAAAAGATCCCAAAGAGCGCTTTTGTGCCGGACAGGCCCAGGCCTTCCGAATTCGACGGGGCCGGAGGCAGATATGGATTTGAACTGCCGGAAGAACTGGATGAGAGCCTCAAGATGTATTGCAAGGATAAGAAGATTACGCCTTATATGTTCCTGCTGGGAGTATTCGCTATGATGCAGGGGCGTTTTGCCCGCGAAGATACCGCAGCCATAGGCTCTCCATTTTCAGGAAGGCGTAATCCGGGACTTGAGAAGATGACGGGCGTTTTCGTCAATACGCTGCCAATCTTTCTGGATGTCGAGGGGGCACAGACGATAGAAGATTACTTTGGGAAGGTCAGGAAATTGGTTGCAGGGATTCAGGATTATCAGGATATTTCCCTGGAAGAGATAATTGGCCTGGCCCACGAGCAGCGCGAGCAGGGGCGCAATCCGCTGTATAGCACGTTGTTCAGCCTGACTCCGGTATCATGTCTTACGACGGTCTTAGGCGAGGCGGAACTTTCCTATGTGCCTTATGACACGCATTCGGTCAAGATCGACTTGCATCTGGAGGCTACCTGTATAGATGGTCATTATCGGTTCTCGATAGAATATGCGGCCTCCCTGTTTGATGAGGTGACAGTTGCATTCTATGGAAGATGCCTGATCCAGGGAATACGCGCAGTCCTTAATGGAGGCGTATCCATGGTGGGAGACATTCCATGGCTTGGATACGAGGATCGGCTGAGGCTTGTCGAACAGCCAAACCGTATGCGGACTCCCTATGACTGCGCCACTGTAGATCAGGCTATGGATGATATGGCATATCTGATGCCGGATAAGAGAGCCGTGGAATGGGGAGAAGGCAGATATTATACCTTCCGGCAATTGAAGGAGCGGTCGGATAATCTGGCAGCCATGCTGCTTGTCAAAGGTGTCCTGCCGGGAGATAAGGCGGCATTTTTGACCAGGCGAAATGGCGACATGCTGGTAATGATGTTTGGAATCCTGAAGGCAGGGGCCGCATATGTTCCCATAGATCCGATGTTCCCAAAGGAACGGATACGCTACATGCTCAGGCAGGCAGACGTGAAAGTGGCTGTGTACGACAAGGAGACAGAGCCATTAGATGATATGCCCTGCCAGGTCTTAAAATATGAAGGGCCGCAGGAAGTGACAAAAACAGCGCTTCCCGCAAACTCCCCGGAAGATGTAGCCAACGTCATCTTCACTTCCGGATCTACCGGAAAGCCCAAAGGGGTAAAGATGCTTCATAAGTCCCTGTCCAACTTGATGGCACATTTAGATCCGCTTCTGGGAGGACAGGAGCAGAAGATTTTATGTGCGTCCAACTGTGTATTTGACGTATTTACGACGGAGACCATCCTGGCATCCGCAAAGGGACACGGAATCAGCATTGCCGATGAGGAAGAGATGATGCTTCCATGGAAGATGGCAGAAAGAATCCGAAGAGACAAGGTTTCCATATTGCAGCTGACTCCGTCAAGGATATTGATGTGCCTGAACGATGAAAGTTTCTGCAAGGCATTGGCGGACATTCAGATCATCATCCTCCTTGGAGAGCCATGGACCATGGAACTAAAAGACCGGCTCTGCGCCCTTACTGAAGCGCGGATATTCAATATCTATGGACCTACGGAGACTTCGGTGCATAACTGTCAGGGAGAGATCCGCATGGAGCGCAGCATTCATATCGGGAAGCCGATCGGGAACTGCCGCTATTATCTTCTGGATGAGGAGAAAAAGCCGGTGCTTCCCACCTCAGTGGGAGAGATCTATATTGCCGGAGAGTGCCTGTCGGCCGGGTATATCAACCAGCCGGAACTGACCAGCGAAGTTTTCGTCCCGGATATCCAGAATCCGAAGGAAAAGATGTATAAGACCGGGGATCGGGGAAGACAGCGGGCTGATGGAAACTGGCAGTGTATCGGGCGGGTGGATACCCAGCTGAAGTTAAATGGACACAGGATTGAGCCAGTGGAGATTGCAACCGTCATGCTTCAATCCGGGCTGGCTAAGGAGGCAGCGGTGGTTCCCATCATGAAGGATGGAATTCCCAGATTCCTTAGAGGCGCGGTGGTTCCAAAGAAGGAATACCAGGAAAAGGAGATGCGCGCTTATCTTGAGGATCGGCTTCCGGACTATATGCTTCCGTCCGAAATCATCCTTTTAGATGAACTGCCAAGGACGGCCAGCGGAAAGACGGATTTGAACCAGCTGGCGGCTATGGAGAAGAAGCAGGAGGCAATGCCAGGAGCCGGCGAGAAGGCCTGCGAGGCGAAGCCCATGACAGAAGAAGGTGCGCTGAATGCAATTTGGAGCGAGGTTCTGGGTAAGGATCCGGATCCTGACGTATCCTTTTTCCAGCAGGGAGGGACCTCCCTTACGGCAATTATTATATTGAATCAGTATCATCAGAGACAATTGGCATTTTCCATCAATGATTTCTATCATTATCCGACTCTGAGAGAGCAGATTGACAGGCTTTGCAAAAGGCAGGCAGAGCCGGAAGAAGAAAAGAAGGCGACCTCGGATGGCATGGATATGCCAAGACTCCCCAGATACCTGCCTACAGTTCCGTGCATTCCTGTAAAAGAAGGCGCGGCGCTGGTCACAGGGGCAACCGGATATCTGGGAAGCTATCTGGTCAAGGAACTGGCGGATGCCGGGAAGAAGGCCTACTGCCTGGTAAGGGGCGACGAGAAACGGCTGTATGATTCGCTGCAGTGGCATTTTGGCCCCCAATTCTGCCGGGAGCATCAACACCTTCTGATTCCTGTAGTCGGCAGCCTCACCCAGGAACATTTCGGACTGGATGACGAGAACTTCGCAAGGCTTGCAGACGAGGCAGCCGTGGTATATCACTGTGCGGCGGATGTCAGGCATTTCGCGCCGGAGGATGAACTGCTTAAGACCAATGTGACAGGAACCAAGAGAGCCATTGAATTCGCGAGGGAAGCCCGCGCATCTTACATGCATATCTCTACGGTGAGCGTGGCAGGGGAATATCTGCTGGATGCGCCGCAGGCAAAGGCCATCTTTGAGGAACAGGATCTGGATGTAGGCCAGAACTGGATGGAGAATCCGTACGCCAAGAGCAAGATGCTTGCCGAGTATGAGGTGACGAAGGCTCAGGAAGAGGGGCTGGCGGCCAGAATATTCCGGGTAGGCAGAGTGGTATGCAATTCTTACTCAGGGAAGTTCCAGAAAAATCAGGAAAGCAATGCATATTACCGGCTGATTAAGGGACTGCTGGAATTCGGAAAGATGCCGGAGGAACTAGGTGATATAGGTCTGGAGACCACTTATGTGGATCTGGCTGCCAAAGCCATTGTAGGACTCTCAGAAGAGACAGGAGGAGCATTTCATATATTTAATCCGAAGGAAATATCCATCCGGAAGATACTGGATGGCTGCGGGGAGATTCAGGCAGTAGGACGCCGGGAGTTCGAGCGGGAACTTGAGATCGCAGGTGCTTCGTCGGATTCGCCTTATATACAGGCACTTTCGCAGAGCTGGTTCTCAGGCGAACTGGCCGCTTCCCATATGATTATGGATTGCAGAAAGACCCAGGAGGCGCTGGCAAAGATCGGATTCTGCTGGCCAGAGCCGGATCCGGAGATATTAAAGATATGTTTTATGGAAAGCAGAGGTGAGTGA